The Geoalkalibacter subterraneus genome contains the following window.
GGTGGTGGGCGGCAAGCATCTGCTGGTCGGCAGCGTCGAGTTGGAGCATCGTTTCAGCGGCAATTGGGCGATGGCGGCCTTTTTCGATATCGGCAATGCCTTCAACCGTTTTACCTATATCAACGCGGCCCGCTCCGCCGGGGCCGGCGTGCGTTACTACTCACCGGTAGGCCCGGTGCGGCTGGATCTTGCGCGCCAGCTCGGCGAGGATGACCCAAGCTGGCGCCTGCACGTGGGGATCGGTCTCGGATGGTAAGAGTTTTTGTAAGACGCATACTGCCTTATGCCTTTGCTCTGCTGGCACTGCTGCTGACGCTGCTGTTGGCGGCGCTGTTCTGGTTGACGATGACATCCTCTGGTTCCAGGGCCCTTTTGGCAGCAGTCTCCACCTGGACACCTGTTCAAATCCAATTCCAGATCCTTGATGGTTCGCTGTGGCGTGGTCTGACTCTTGAAGCGGCGCAGGTGCGCTGGCCCGATGGAGAAGTCCGCATCGGACGACTGGCGACGCGTTGGACGCCCCTGTCCCTGGTGCGGGGTGAGCTGGTGGTTGAGCTGATCGAAGCCGACACCGTCGAGGTCTCCTGGCAGGAGAGCGCCCCCCCAGCGCCCCCCGAGGCGGGGGATCCCTTTCGGCTTGAATGGCCGGGTCTGGAGGGGCTCCCGCTCAAGCTCAGCGCCCGGATCGTTTCTCTGAAGCTGGACGATGTGCGGATCGCGCCGCCGGGTGCGCAGCCCATAGCGGTGGAACGGCTTCACGCCGCGGTGCAATGGGATCATGGGATACTGCGGGTGGAATCCCTTGATCTGCGCGCCGACGCTGGGGCGGCGGCCGGCGATCTGGCTGTCGGGCTGGATGCGCCGCTGCTGCAGCTCGCCCTCGATCTGCGGGCGAGGGCGATCGAAGGGCAGATCGCGTCGGTACGGATTGAGAGCAACCTGACGGCTGCCGAAGGGCGGTCGCTGCCATCGGGTCCCCTGCGGGTTGTGGCCGACATGGTCGATCAGCCCGATCTGGAACTGGAAGGTACCCTTGTGCCGGCTTCCGGACGCGTTACCGCCGAGAACTGGCGACTGCGCAGAACGGGAGTTTCCGGCGAGGTGCATCTCAACGGATTTTTCTCCTGGCAGGAGACCCTCCCCCAGGCCGATCTGCAGATCATTCTCGATCAGCTTGATCTTGAACCGCAAGCCGGTTGGCCGACGCTTCTTGACGGCACCCTGTCCGTATCCGGTGGCCCCGATGCCTATCAGGGTTCATTCGGTCTGCACAATGCACGCCCCGGGTGGGAAAATCTGGCCGTGGCGGGAGAACTGCGAGGCGACCTTGAACATCTTGAGCTGACTGCACTCAACGGGCGTTGGCTCGAGGGGACGTTCGATGATGGACGCGTCAGCCTGAACTGGACACAAGGCCTCGAACTTGCCCTGCAGTTGACCGCACGCGGCCTGAACCCGGAACTGTTTGAAGGCGCGCCGCACGGTGACCTCAATTTTATGTTGACGGGTGAAGGGAGGTTCGCGCCGCAGCAGCCCCCACAGGGGTGGGCGCGACTCGAACTGGCACCCAGTCACCTGCAGGGGCATGCGCTGAATGGTCTGGTCGCTGCCCGCGCCGAGGATCAGGATCTCATTGTGGATGAGTTGAGTCTGAAAGGGGAAGGCTTTGCCGTAGAAGCCCAGGGGCGGTTGCAGGAGAAAATCGGCTTGAGCTTTATCATCAAGGACGCCGGAAAGCTCCTCCCCGATATGGCGGGTCAGGCCGAGGGGGAGGGGTGGTTCGCCTGGGCTGAGGGAGAGCCGCGAGGCGCGCTGGTCGCGGCAGGTGAAGATCTGGCCTATGAAGAGCTGAGCATTGACCGCTGGTTGCTCGATGTCGAGTGGCCCGGCATGAATCGCCCTTTGCGTGGTGATGCCCGGGTGGAAGGTCTGATGACCCGGGTTCTGGCTCTGGAGGAGGTCACGGCTGGTCTGACAGGGGTGCCGGATGACCATGAATTGAGGCTGGCGGCTGACTGGGGGACCGGGCAGGCGCAGGCGCTGGTACAGGGCTCCCTGCGGGATCAGCAGTGGCAGGGGGTCATCGAACGGCTGGAAGGCGAAGAGGCGGACCTGGGCCATTGGCAAAGCCTCAAACCCGTTGTGCTTCAGCTCTCCGCACAGCAGGCGCGGATTGCCGATCTGGTGCTTGAATCCAGCCTCGGCGGTGAACTGGCTGCTGACGCCGAGCTGTCCTTTTCGCCTCTGCGGGGCGAGATCGAAGGGGCCTGGCGCAAACTTTCTCTGGCGCATTTCAACCCCTGGATTGCGGCGCTTCAACTCGAGGGAGAGAGTTCCGGCGATCTGCAATGGCTGTTGGACGGGGCTGAGCAGATGGATCTCTATGCAGATCTGCGGGCGACGGCTACGGTGCAGCATGGCAGTGAGGATCTGGTGCTGGATGAAGTGCTGGTGGAGCTGGCCTGGGACCGCCAGGGGCTTGAGCTCGACGGACAGGTTGATTTTGGTATTGGTGGCCTGGTCAGTCTTGCCGCAGAATCCCCGCAATCGGGGCGGCTTGCCCTGCCTGACCCCCTGGATTTCCGGGTTTCCTGGGACAATTTTCTGCTAGAGAAACTCGAAGGGTTCGTGCCGGCTGGAGTTCAGCTTGAGGGCGAATGGCTGGGACGTCTTGAGGGGCGCCTCGGGCCCGGCAACATTTTAGCTGTGGAGGGGACCAGCCTGGTTTCCGAGGGACTTCTGCGCCGCCGGGACGAGGACGGCGAGTGGTCCGTTGCGCTGCGGCAGGCCGAGGTCCTCTGGCAGTGGCGCGACGAAACTCTGCAGGGCGAACTCGATCTGGCCCTGGGCGATTTCGGCGAGGCGACGGCGACCTTTCAACTGCCGCTGCCCGCGCGACTTATCACCGCATTCGAAGACGAAGGAGCGGTGAGTGTACAGGCGCAGGCTCACATGCGCGAGCAGGGCCTGCTTGAGATGCTGCTGCCCGGCCTCGCTGAAGACATTGCCGGGGAGCTGGCCCTTGATGCTCAGGTTGGCGGCACTTGGCAGGAGCCGCGCTGGCAGGGCGATTTTTCGCTGATGAAGGCTGGAGCCACCCTGCCGGCCGCCGGTCTGGTGCTCGATGACATCGAGGTCGCCGGGCGCATCGTCGAGCGACGTATCGAAGTGGAGCGCCTGCAGGTGCGCTCGGGGCCGGGGGTGTTGACCGGCCGCGCTCAACTTGACCTGGGAGATTTCTCCGCCCCTGTTTATACGGGCGAGATCAAGGGGAGCAAAGTGCAGGTGATGAACCTGCCGGAGTTGCAGATCCAGGTCTCTCCCGACCTGACTTTTCGCGGGCGCCCTGATGCGCTCGCGGTGAGTGGCAAAGTGCATGTTCCTGTTTTTCTTGTCTACGACTGGCAGAATGAGGGGATGGTCAAGCCCAGCAGCGATGTGGAGATTGTCGGCAAACAGAGTGAGCCGGAGCCTGCCAGGCCTTTCGACCTGGATCTCGATGTCAATGTGACGCTCGGCGAACGCGTCATTCTGAAGGCCATGGGGCTTGATGCGCGACTCGAAGGCGGGTTGACGCTGGTGACCAATGAACGGCGCGATTTTATCGGTCAGGGGGAGATCCGTGTCGCGCAGGGGCATTACGCGGCCTATGGCCTCAAGCTGCCCATTACTCGCGGTCGGCTGCTGTTCGCCGGCGGGCCGGTGGACCGCCCCGGTCTCGACATCCTGGCGTTGCGAAAGGTAGGCGAGGTGCGCGCCGGGGTGCAGGTGACCGGCACGGCTCGAGCGCCCCGGGTCAAGCTCTACTCCGAACCGGGCATGCCCGACACCGACATCCTCTCCTATATTGTTCTCGGGCGCCCCCTGGGAGAAAGCGGCGGACAGACCGATGTGCTGATGCTGGCGGCGGGCGCTCTGCTGTCACAGGGAGAATCGGCAGCGCTGCAGGACAAACTCAAGCGGCGCCTGGGGATTGATGTCATCGAGGTGGAAAGCGGCACTGGCGATGTAGAGGCCTCCATGTTGACGGTGGGTAAATACCTGACCCCCGATCTCTACGTGAGTTTCGGTCAGGCGTTGTTTGGCGAAGCGAGCGTGGCGCGAATGCGTTACAGCCTGAGCGAGAAGTGGGATTTTGAATCCCAGTTTGGAACCGTCAGCGGCGCTGATCTCTATTACAAGATCCACTTCGATTGATGCGCAGACCACCCGACGGTTATTTGGGCGGCGTTCTGCGTTTCCAGTTCTCCCCGTCGATATAATTGAAAACCGTACCGCGCCAGTAAAGGGCTTCCGGCGGCAGGTTTTCACTGTGGACGCGCAGAGCGGTACGGTTGCCGGTTGCGATCTCGTTTGAACTGCTGCCGGGACGCACCGCATCACTGTATCCCGCCATGGCACTGCCTGAGAGGTTGACAAAATTCCACAACGGGACCTGGGTGCGGGGCAGGACCACAAAAAGCAGCGCCACCAGGGGGATGGCGGCGACCGGCATCAGCAGCCCGGTGACGGCCAGCTTGACGGTGCGCACCTTACCCTGCAGGGTCCGGTTGGCGAGCCGTTCAATCAGCGCGTTGAATGCCTGTGCGGTTGATGTCGACATGGGTCAAAGTATATGCACCAAGCACGCCCGGATCAATCTCACTGACTTTTTTCTGCCGGGGCTGCAAAGTGCGGGCGGAGCGAACTGATTGACGCGTCCGCGACCGCTGTGCTTTAATCGATCAGATTTTAACGGAGGAACACTCGATCTGATGGAAAGTACCTTTATCGCCCTGGGCTCCAATAAAGGCGACCGCGAGGCCAATCTGCGCGGAGCCCGGGATTTTCTGCAGCGCAGTGAAGGCATTAACCTGCTGGCTTCTTCGGCTCTTTATGAGACCGAACCGGTCGGCGGGCCGCCTGAGCAGGGCCTCTATCTCAACGCAGTGCTGGCCGCCACCACCACCTTGACGGCACGGGCGCTGCTTGAGCTGTGCCTGCAGGTCGAAGCGAGTTTCCGGCGGATGCGCAGCGAGCCCATGGCGCCGCGGACTCTTGACCTGGATATCCTGTTCTACGGGGACCACATCATTGACGAGCCCGATCTTGTCATCCCCCATCCGCGGCTGCATGAGCGCGCTTTTGTGCTGGTGCCGCTGCGTGATCTGGCGCCGGATCTGGTTCATCCGCTGTTGAAAAAGGCGGTGCGCCGCCTGCTGGGCGATTTTGAACCCGTAGAAGAACGCAAAGTACGCCTGTGGGCGGATCAATGGTGATGTCATGCTGGTTCGGCTGCTGATTCTGGCGTTGCTGGCATTTCTGGGCTATACCCTGTGGACGGCCCTGCGGCGCTCTATTTCCAGCGATTCCCCGGACGGGACTCCGCGCCCCTCTACCAGCCGACGTGGCGAGGAGATGGTGCAGGATCCGCACTGCGGAACCTATGTGCCCCGTCATGAGGCGATCGAGGAGCGCAGCCGCGGGGGGACCCTGTATTTCTGTTCCACGGCCTGCCGCGACGCCTACCGAAAACAGAAGTGATTTCTACTCTTATCCCCCATAAAAAGGAGGTTCAACGTGAAATTTTTTATCGATACCGCTGATGTCGATGAAATCCGCCGCGCCCATGATCTCGGGCTGGTCGACGGTGTGACCACCAACCCGTCGCTGGTCGCCAAAAGCGGACGTGAATTCAAGGATGTTATCAAGGAAATTTCCGCCATCGTCAACGGCCCCATCTCCGCTGAAGTCATTGCCACCGATGCCGAGGGAATGATTCGAGAGGGGCGTGAACTGGTGAAGATCAACCCGGACAACATTGTGATCAAGGTGCCCATGACTGAAGACGGCCTCAAGGCCACCCGCGTCTTCAGCGAAGAGGGGATCCGCACCAACGTCACGCTGGTATTCAGCCCTCTGCAGGCGCTGCTTGCAGCCAAAGCCGGCGCCTCCTATATTTCGCCGTTCGTGGGGCGGCTGGACGACGTCGGCCATGACGGCATGGAAGGGATCGACGAAATCCGCACCATTCTCGACAATTACGGCTATCCGGCTGAAATCATTGTCGCCTCGGTGCGCTCGCCGCTGCATGTGCTGCGCGCGGCCCTGATCGGTGCCGACATCTGCACCATCCCCTTCGGCGTAATCATGCAGCTGTGCAAGCATCCCCTGACTGACATCGGCATTGAAAAGTTCCTGGCCGATTGGGGCAAGCAAGGAATCTGATGCTCCCATTACGGCCACCTTTTCACGGTCACTGCATAAAAACCCGATTTTTTTCACCCCGCAGGTGGAAATTTTCGGGTTTTTGTTTTTTTAGGGAGAATAAAATGGTAAGACCTCTTGACAGTCTTATTGAAAAAAATGTAATCGTGTATACATCCGTTGCTGACTATCGCGGTGTTCTTAAAGAAGTTACTGAAGAAAGCGTGGCATTACGTGGGCGCACCGGCTGGCATGAAATCTCCATGGATCGCATCAAAGACATCCGTCCTCAAGAGGATTAGCGGTCCCAGGCGGTTTTCCTGTCGATTTCCCGGTCCCGCTCAGGCAGACGGCTCCCCCCTTCAAACAGAACGAGGTAGGCATGAACATTCATGAGTATCAGGCCAAGGCCATCCTGCGCGACTTCGGGGTCTCGGTGCCCGACGGGCATGTGGTCTACAACAGCAATTCCGCCCGTGACTGGGCACGGCGGCTCGGCGACGGGCCCTGGGCGGTCAAGGCGCAGATCCACGCCGGCGGGCGCGGCAAGGGTGGCGGCATCAAGATCGCCCGCACCCCCGATGAGGTCAAGCAGTACGCCCGCGAAATGTTTGGCATGACGCTGGTGACTCCGCAGACCGGCCCGGAAGGCAAGGTTGTCAAGCGGGTGCTGGTGGAGAGCGCCTGCGATATCGCGGATGAATTCTATCTTTCCTTCCTGGTCGACCGCGCCACCGCCAAGGTGACCCTGATGGTGTCGGCCGAAGGGGGTGTCGATATCGAACAGGTCGCGGAAAAAACTCCTGAAAAGATCCTGCTCGAACCGATCGATCCGGCCATCGGCATGACGGCTTTCCAGGCGCGTAAAATCGCGTTCAAGCTGGGGTTCGGCATGCCGCAGGTCAAGCAGGCGGTATCTATGCTCGGCAATCTTTATCGCGCCTTTACAGAAGCGGATTGCTCGCTGCTCGAGATCAATCCGCTGGTCCTCACCGGTGACGGCAATCTGCTGTGCCTTGATGCCAAGCTCAATTTTGACGACAACGCCCTGTTCCGTCATCTGCGTATTCGCGACCTGCGCGATTACGACGAAGAGGACCCCATGGAGATCGAAGCCGGTCAGTATGATCTCTCCTATATCGCCCTCGACGGCAATATCGGCTGCCTGGTCAACGGCGCGGGCCTGGCCATGGCCACCATGGACATCATCAAGCACTACGGCGGCGAGCCGGCCAACTTCCTCGATGTCGGCGGCGGGGCCACTATCGAGCGTGTCACCGAAGCGTTCAAAATCATCCTCTCCGATGAAAACGTCAAAGGGATCCTGGTGAATATCTTCGGCGGCATCATGAAGTGCGACGTCATCGCCACCGGCGTCATCGAGGCGGCTCATCAGGTCGGCGTCAAGGTCCCCCTGGTTGTACGTCTGGAGGGCACCAATGTCGATAAGGGCAAGCAGATGCTCGCTGAATCTGGGCTCAATATCATCGCCGCCGACGGCATGGCCGATGCGGCGGAGAAGATCGTCAAGGCCGTGCATGGCACGCAGTAGGGAGAATCCAAAATGAGTATTCTGATCGATAAGGACACCCGGGTCATCACTCAGGGGATCACCGGCGCGACCGGCCTGTTTCATGCGCAGGGCGCACGCGACTACGGCACGCAGATGGTGGGCGGGGTCACTCCCGGCAAGGGGGGCACCACCATCGACGGTTTTCCGGTCTTTGATACGGTGGAGCAGGCGGTGCGTGAAACCGGCGCCGATGCCTCCGTCATCTATGTGCCGCCGATCGGTGCTGCGGACGCGATGATGGAAGCGGTCGATGCAGGGATCTCCCTGGTGATCTGTATCACCGAGGGGGTGCCGGTGCTCGATATGGTCAAGGTGAAGCACTATATGAGGGGGCGTGATTCCCGGCTTATCGGCCCCAACTGCCCCGGCGTGATCACCCCCGGGCAATGCAAGATCGGCATCATGCCCGGGTATATTCACCGCCCCGGTCCCGTGGGCGTCGTTTCGCGATCCGGCACCCTGACCTACGAGGCCGTGTGGCAGCTCTCCACCCGCGATATCGGCCAGAGCACCTGCGTCGGGATTGGCGGCGACCCGGTCAATGGCACCAGCCATCTTGAGGTGCTGGAGATGTTCGAGCAGGATCCCGGCACCGAGGCGGTGATCATGATCGGCGAGATCGGTGGAGATGCCGAGGAAGCGGCCGCGGAATATGTCCGCGACCACATGAGCAAGCCGGTGGCCGCCTTTATCGCCGGGGCGACCGCACCCAAAGGCAAGCGCATGGGACATGCCGGGGCCATTATCTCAGGCGGCAAAGGAGATGCGGGCAGCAAAAAGAACTTTCTACGCGAATGCGGACTGTCGGTTGCCGACAGCCCCGCCGAGATGGCCGAGGCCCTGCTCAAGATCTGGACTCCTTGAGACAGGTTCCCAACAATCCATTCCTTCGCTTTTAACGCCGGGGCTTTTGCCCCGGCTTTTTTGTCCGGTTTTGCCGTTTATCAAGGCTTCAAGAGCGTGTTAAACTGTGTTGCATCTGTTTACAGCTGTTTATCTTCTTTATCCACAGGATGATTATGAGCGAAAAAATGAAGATCCTGATCGCCGCTTCCGAGGCGGTGCCCTTTGTCAAAACCGGCGGATTGGCCGATGTGGCGGGCGTTCTGCCCCGTTACCTGGAACAGCTTGGGTTCGATTCCTGTCTGGTGCTGCCCCGTTATGCCCTTATCGATCCCGATGCTTTTTCCCTGGAACGTCTGCCGGGAGTGCTGACGGTTCCCATGGGCGTACTCGGACAGCAGTTCGCTGCGGTCTACCGGGGCGCGATTCCCGGCTGTTCAGCGCCAGTTTATTTCATTGAACATGAAGGGTATTTCGGTCGTGCCGGCCTGTATGAAGAAAATGGCGAAGGATACCCCGACAATGGAGAGCGCTTTGTCTTTTTCTCCAAGGCCTGTCTCGAACTGGGGAAATTGACCGGTTTTCGCCCCGATGTGATTCACCTGCACGACTGGCATACGGCGGCGATTGCTCCGCTGCTCAACACCGCCTATCGCTTCGACCCGATAGTGGGGGAGGCCGCCAGCGTGCTGACGCTGCACAACCTCCAGCATCAGGGCTGGGCCCCTAAGGATCTGATGGAGGTGCTCGGCATCGGCTGGGCGCATTTCAATTATCTCGAACTCGAGATGCACGACAAGGTGAATCTTCTCAAGGGGGGGATTTATCACGCCACCCAGCTGTGTACGGTGAGCGAAGGGTATGCGCGCGAAATTCAGACACCGGCTTACGGAGAGGGGCTTGACGGGGTGCTGCGCGACTGCAACTGGAAGCTGCACGGCATTCTCAACGGGGTGGATTACGATGAATGGAATCCCGAGACCGACCCGATGCTGGCGGCGCGCTACTCGGTGGATGACCTGTCCGGCAAGGCCGTCTGCAAAAAAGACCTCCAGCAGCTCTTCGGCCTGCCGCGGCGTGAGGATGTGCCGGTATTCGGTCTGGTTTCAAGATTGGTCAAACAGAAAGGGATCGATATTCTGGCGGCCGCCATCGACCGCATTCTGGCGCTTGATCTGCAGATGGTGCTGGTCGGCAACGGCGAGCCCTGGACGCATTTCTTCTTCGGCGATGTCGCAGCGGCACACCCTGACAAGTTCGCCTGTTTCATCGGTTACGACAATGTCCGCGCTCACAAGGTGGAGGCGGGGGCCGATTTCTTCCTGATGCCGTCGCGCTTCGAGCCCTGCGGGCTCAACCAGATGTACAGCCTGCGTTACGGCACTCCGCCTATCGTGCGGGCGACCGGCGGTCTGGACGACAGTGTCGAAAATTACGATGCGAAAGCGCGCACCGGCACCGGCTTCAAGTTTCTCGATCCAACCCCCGAGGCGCTTTACGACACCGTCGGCTGGGCCGTGCATACCTGGTACAACGATCAGGAAGGGCTCGATTGCTTGATCCGCAACGGCATGACGCGTCGCTTCAGCTGGCAAGCCGCCGCCCGCAAGTATGGTCGTCTGTACCGCCGGGCGGCAGAGTGGGAGCGCTGAATTACGACTGATTGCCCATGGGTTCGGCTTATTCGCGGTTGAATCGCGGCAGCAGGCGGATATCCTTGTTGTCGTCCGAGCCGTTCCCCGGGTTGCCGTCGCGGCCATCGGAGAGCAGAACCTGGTTGCCTTCACGATCGAGCACGGTATTGTCGTCGAGGATCACCAGGCCGAAGCGGTCCATCACATCCTGGCGATAGCGCTGCTGGCTGGTCATTCTACGCATGCGCAGCCGGTAGCTCAAAACCAGCCACAAAATGGCGAAAATCGTCGCCACGCCCAGGATGACCGAAAAAGCGATCACGAAATAACGCACCGCGCTTTCACCGGCGCGCGCCATATAGGCGGCGATGATGTCCATGTTGAAGCCGACCCAGCACGCGACGATCAGCAGCAGCAGGCTGAGCAGGAATGGAACGCGTTGGGTCAGGTTCAGGAATTTGTAGATCCTGCCGTCTTCGCTTTCGGCCAGCGAGCTTGACGTTGCGAACTGCTGATCCGGTGCCCGGAAAATATAGCGATTGAACGTCAGCACAATAATGGCGAAGATGAAGGTGATGGCAATCGGCGCAGTAAAGGATGCGAAGATAAAGGCCTTCCAGGGGAAAATACCCTGTTCGCCCGCCAGGGCATTGATGAAGCAGACAAAGAAGATCAGGCCTTCGACCACCAGGATGGTCACCAGATAGTTTACGAAAAAGGTTTTGATTTCACTCCGTCCAAAGACTCCGCCAACACCTTCGGCGGAACGGACATCTTGATGAGAGTCCATTTTTGCGTTCATGGCTTTGTGTCCTGTTGAAAAGGAATTCCGGATCGAGGTTGTTGTTTACATCTCCGGATTATAACCTGAATGGCGGGATTTCTTAAGGGTAAATCTCAATTGGTGTGTTATTTGCCACCATACGCCAGATTTCCTCAATTGCATCGTTGCTGACCGCAATACATCCTTCGGTCCAGTCGATGGCCTCGAAAAGCTCCGGAGCCTGGGCAAATTCGTTGGGGATGCCGTGAATCATGATGGCGTGGCCCGGCTCTTGGCCGCGGCGCAGGGCCCGTTCATAGTCCCGGCGATTGGGGTAGGAGATGTGGATCGATTTGTAGAAGCGGCTGCTGGGATTGCGCCAGTCCAGGACATAATGCCCTTCGGGAGTGCGGCCATCGCCTTCGTACTGTTTATGCCCGACCGGATTTTTCCCCAGCGCGATCGGAAAGGTTCGCAGGATGCGACCCTCAGCGATTAATTGCAGTTGACGCTGGGATTTCTGCACGACGACCAGATCCGCTTGCGCGGCGGTTCGTGCCGCCGACAGGGACGGTAAGAGGAGCAGGAACAGCAGAAGAGTCAAATGTCCGACAAACTCGGTTGAGATCTTTTTTTTCATGGGGGCTCGCTGCGTCGAGTCTCCTGGCGGTTATTCACTTCATCTCATTGGATCTGATTCCAACAGGGGGGCATTGCTTCTTATTCTTTTAATAGCAAAGATCATTCCTATGCTGCAAGTCATCGATCACTCTCATTCCAGATATCGTAAAAAAACCGAAAATCAACATGTTCTCCGTCAATTGACCATATCCTTCCGTTTTTTGCCGGTGGAGCCTGGTTTGGCGGAACCCCGGCCGCGTGCGGGTTGAACTTGCCGTTTTCGCGACCTCTGTGATATTTTTTCTGCCTTATGCCGAAAATACGTTACTACATCAGTGGCCACGGCCTGGGTCATGCCAGTCGCGGCTGCCAGATCATCAATACCCTGCGCAGACTCTATCCCGATCTCCAGGTTGAGGTGGTGTCCAATGCCCATGCCTGGTTTTTTGACGGGTTTCTCTCTCAAGGGGTTCCGGTCGCGCGCCGGCAGCTTGATGTGGGCGTGGTTCAGCGCGACAGCCTGGTGATGGACGAAGTTGAAACGCTGCGCGCCGCCCGGCGGCTTCAACTTGACAGCCGGCGCTTGATTGAGGATGAGGCGCGTTCTCTGCGTGAATCCGGAATCGATCTGGCCGTCTCGGATATTTCCTCTAAGGTTTTCCCTGCCGCCCGGTGCGCAGGAATCACGGGGGTGGGGATTGCCAATTTCACCTGGGAATGGATCTATCAGGATTTTGTGGCACGGCATCCGGATTACGCAGATGTTGTCGCTGCTCTTCATCAGGAATACGGCCAGGCGTCGAAATATCTTCTGCTTCCCTTTCATGGCGATTTTCCTGCCGAAGTGCCGCAGGAAGAGCTGCCGCTGGTCGCGCGCAAAGCCTGCCGCCCGCGCGATGAGGTGCGAAAAGCACTCGGATTGTCTGCAAGCCGAAAGGTGGCTCTCGTCTCCTTTGGCGGATTCGGCGTCGATGGTCTTGATTTAACAGCTCTTACGCGTCTGAAGGAGTGGACTTTTCTGATTGAATCTCGTATGGGGAGCGGCGCGGAGAATGTGCGGGTGATAGCGCCCCGGACACAGTCCTATCCCGACCTGGTGGCAGCTGCCGATGTGGTGGTGACCAAGCCGGGCTACGGTATTGTTTCCGAGGCGATTGCCAACGATACTGCCGTGCTTTATGTCTCCCGCGGCGCTTTTCGCGAGCAGGCATTGCTGGTGCAGGCTCTGTCGCGATCTGCCCGTGCCTGTGAGATTGACCAGGGCGCATTGTTGCGTGGAGACTGGGGGCCTTTTCTTGAGCGGGCCGTAACTCAGGCGCCTCCCCGTGAACGGCTTCAGGTTGACGACGGGACGGAGGCCGCACGGCAGATTGCCGGCCTTGCGGGGGTTGAGCGGAGTATCGGAGTATGACCAGCGAACTGAATAAAAACTCCCGCGCTATGCCGGCGGAGCTTTTTCCCCGTGAACAGGATATCCCGACAAACTGGCGGCCTGGACCGCTACGTGAGCAGCGAGAATATCTGGTCAATGGTTTTTTCAGGGTCTGGGCTGGGGCGTTGACGGAAATCTTCTCTCCCATTCCGGTCAGACGGGAAGATCGATTGGAGCCCCGGCTGCTCGGCCGGGTGCCCAACCTTGATCGCGCCGCTGCGTTGGACGCTCTCTCCGCTGCACGGGCAACCTATGATCGCGGGCGCGGGCAATGGCCGACACTGGGGATTGTACAACGTGCGGCTGTTATGCGGGAGTTTGCTCGCAGACTGGCTTCCTGTCGCGCCGAAATAGTACTGCTTCTGATGTGGGAAACAGCCAAGAGCCGTGCTGAAGCTGAGGGGGAGTTTGATCGAACCCTGCGCAACCTGGATGAAGCACTGGAGGAGGCGCACAACCTGGTCGCCAGTGGTGAGATTGCGGTACGCGAAGGGATCAGTGCGCGCTGCGGCCGGGCTCCGCGGGGAGTCGTCCTTTGCCTTGGTCCCAGCAATCATCCTCTTAATGAGACGTTTGCAACCCTGGTTCCCGCCCTGTTGATGGGCAATACGGTGGTCCTCA
Protein-coding sequences here:
- a CDS encoding translocation/assembly module TamB domain-containing protein, giving the protein MVRVFVRRILPYAFALLALLLTLLLAALFWLTMTSSGSRALLAAVSTWTPVQIQFQILDGSLWRGLTLEAAQVRWPDGEVRIGRLATRWTPLSLVRGELVVELIEADTVEVSWQESAPPAPPEAGDPFRLEWPGLEGLPLKLSARIVSLKLDDVRIAPPGAQPIAVERLHAAVQWDHGILRVESLDLRADAGAAAGDLAVGLDAPLLQLALDLRARAIEGQIASVRIESNLTAAEGRSLPSGPLRVVADMVDQPDLELEGTLVPASGRVTAENWRLRRTGVSGEVHLNGFFSWQETLPQADLQIILDQLDLEPQAGWPTLLDGTLSVSGGPDAYQGSFGLHNARPGWENLAVAGELRGDLEHLELTALNGRWLEGTFDDGRVSLNWTQGLELALQLTARGLNPELFEGAPHGDLNFMLTGEGRFAPQQPPQGWARLELAPSHLQGHALNGLVAARAEDQDLIVDELSLKGEGFAVEAQGRLQEKIGLSFIIKDAGKLLPDMAGQAEGEGWFAWAEGEPRGALVAAGEDLAYEELSIDRWLLDVEWPGMNRPLRGDARVEGLMTRVLALEEVTAGLTGVPDDHELRLAADWGTGQAQALVQGSLRDQQWQGVIERLEGEEADLGHWQSLKPVVLQLSAQQARIADLVLESSLGGELAADAELSFSPLRGEIEGAWRKLSLAHFNPWIAALQLEGESSGDLQWLLDGAEQMDLYADLRATATVQHGSEDLVLDEVLVELAWDRQGLELDGQVDFGIGGLVSLAAESPQSGRLALPDPLDFRVSWDNFLLEKLEGFVPAGVQLEGEWLGRLEGRLGPGNILAVEGTSLVSEGLLRRRDEDGEWSVALRQAEVLWQWRDETLQGELDLALGDFGEATATFQLPLPARLITAFEDEGAVSVQAQAHMREQGLLEMLLPGLAEDIAGELALDAQVGGTWQEPRWQGDFSLMKAGATLPAAGLVLDDIEVAGRIVERRIEVERLQVRSGPGVLTGRAQLDLGDFSAPVYTGEIKGSKVQVMNLPELQIQVSPDLTFRGRPDALAVSGKVHVPVFLVYDWQNEGMVKPSSDVEIVGKQSEPEPARPFDLDLDVNVTLGERVILKAMGLDARLEGGLTLVTNERRDFIGQGEIRVAQGHYAAYGLKLPITRGRLLFAGGPVDRPGLDILALRKVGEVRAGVQVTGTARAPRVKLYSEPGMPDTDILSYIVLGRPLGESGGQTDVLMLAAGALLSQGESAALQDKLKRRLGIDVIEVESGTGDVEASMLTVGKYLTPDLYVSFGQALFGEASVARMRYSLSEKWDFESQFGTVSGADLYYKIHFD
- a CDS encoding DUF3488 domain-containing protein; the encoded protein is MSTSTAQAFNALIERLANRTLQGKVRTVKLAVTGLLMPVAAIPLVALLFVVLPRTQVPLWNFVNLSGSAMAGYSDAVRPGSSSNEIATGNRTALRVHSENLPPEALYWRGTVFNYIDGENWKRRTPPK
- the folK gene encoding 2-amino-4-hydroxy-6-hydroxymethyldihydropteridine diphosphokinase, which codes for MESTFIALGSNKGDREANLRGARDFLQRSEGINLLASSALYETEPVGGPPEQGLYLNAVLAATTTLTARALLELCLQVEASFRRMRSEPMAPRTLDLDILFYGDHIIDEPDLVIPHPRLHERAFVLVPLRDLAPDLVHPLLKKAVRRLLGDFEPVEERKVRLWADQW
- a CDS encoding PP0621 family protein; amino-acid sequence: MLVRLLILALLAFLGYTLWTALRRSISSDSPDGTPRPSTSRRGEEMVQDPHCGTYVPRHEAIEERSRGGTLYFCSTACRDAYRKQK
- the fsa gene encoding fructose-6-phosphate aldolase; this encodes MKFFIDTADVDEIRRAHDLGLVDGVTTNPSLVAKSGREFKDVIKEISAIVNGPISAEVIATDAEGMIREGRELVKINPDNIVIKVPMTEDGLKATRVFSEEGIRTNVTLVFSPLQALLAAKAGASYISPFVGRLDDVGHDGMEGIDEIRTILDNYGYPAEIIVASVRSPLHVLRAALIGADICTIPFGVIMQLCKHPLTDIGIEKFLADWGKQGI